The following proteins are encoded in a genomic region of Oryza brachyantha chromosome 11, ObraRS2, whole genome shotgun sequence:
- the LOC102713313 gene encoding 40S ribosomal protein S5-like, translating to MAEVELPQQEVKLFNRWSFEDVQVNDISLADYLAVSATKHATYLPHTAGRYSAKRFRKAQCPIVERLTNSLMMHGRNNGKKIMAVRIVKHAMEIIHLLTDANPIQIIIDAIINSGPREDATRIGSAGAVRRQAVDISPLRRVNQAIYLLTTGARESAFRNVKTIAECLADELINAAKGSSNSYAIKKKDEIERVAKANR from the exons atggcGGAGGTGGAGCTCCCGCAGCAGGAGGTCAAGCTCTTCAACCGCTGGTCCTTCGAGGACGTCCAG GTGAACGACATCTCGCTGGCGGACTACCTGGCGGTGTCGGCGACGAAGCACGCGACGTACCTGCCGCACACGGCAGGGAGGTACTCGGCGAAGCGGTTCCGGAAGGCGCAGTGCCCCATCGTGGAGCGCCTCACCAACTCGCTCATGATGCACGGCCGCAACAACGGAAAGAAGATCATGGCCGTCCGCATCGTCAAGCACGCCATGGAGATCATCCACCTGCTCACCGACGCCAACCCCATCCAGATCATCATCGACGCCATCATCAACAG tgGCCCTCGTGAGGATGCCACCCGGATTGGGTCTGCAGGTGCTGTCAGGAGGCAGGCTGTGGATATCTCTCCCTTGAGGAGGGTCAATCAGGCAATCTACCTTCTCACCACTGGTGCCAGGGAGAGCGCCTTCAGGAACGTCAAGACCATCGCTGAGTGCCTTGCTGATGAGCTTATTAATGCCGCCAAGGGCTCATCCAACAG CTACGCCATCAAgaagaaggatgagattgagCGTGTCGCCAAGGCGAACCGTTGA